The Fusarium oxysporum f. sp. lycopersici 4287 supercont2.62 genomic scaffold, whole genome shotgun sequence genome contains a region encoding:
- a CDS encoding uncharacterized protein (At least one base has a quality score < 10) produces the protein MFCRHQHDNLPEESATHHKFILSGVLFGFSMARVTTLVLRIAWANRQHNARLAIAANILVNAGILLIYILNVVLSQRVLRAKQPLVGWHPIPRVGTRISYALIPGALIMSIVSVVVQLYSENQSVRSSCRDVQLASLTYLFVFTCLPIIHILTAISLPRRQDEESFGEGSMRAKVLIVTLSSCICILSAGFKAGANWSHPRQLSNRPGTIPKRAFTFSTLCSRSSFYVF, from the coding sequence ATGTTTTGCCGCCACCAACATGACAATCTTCCAGAAGAATCGGCGACGCACCACAAATTCATACTATCCGGCGTCCTGTTTGGCTTCTCCATGGCACGAGTTACAACGCTCGTCCTGCGTATTGCCTGGGCGAATCGACAGCACAATGCTCGTCTGGCCATCGCAGCAAATATCTTGGTGAATGCCGGTATCCTGCTCATCTACATTCTCAACGTGGTCCTCTCCCAACGCGTCCTCCGCGCCAAGCAACCACTGGTCGGATGGCACCCGATTCCACGCGTCGGCACTAGGATTTCCTATGCTCTGATCCCTGGAGCATTGATCATGTCCATTGTGTCGGTAGTGGTGCAGCTATACTCAGAGAACCAATCAGTCCGCTCTTCCTGTCGCGATGTCCAGCTCGCGTCCTTAACATACCTCTTTGTCTTTACCTGCTTACCCATCATCCATATTCTCACTGCAATATCCTTGCCCCGGCGCCAGGATGAAGAGAGTTTTGGGGAGGGGAGCATGAGGGCCAAAGTATTGATAGTGACACTATCATCCTGCATATGTATCTTGTCCGCAGGCTTCAAAGCGGGTGCCAACTGGAGTCACCCGCGACAGCTCTCCAACCGGCCTGGTACCATTCCAAAGCGTGCTTTTACATTCTCAACTTTATGCTCGAGATCCTCATTCTATGTCTTTTAA
- a CDS encoding uncharacterized protein (At least one base has a quality score < 10): MLAQQSPSVRKGTKSCRECMFLLYLEQPWGLISTQAGDEKSAVSESPRIRRPADNVSSGTPRASLKYRVPAHDRRGTYPHDTGSHSSNPTLSD, from the coding sequence ATGCTTGCACAGCAGAGCCCGTCAGTCCGGAAAGGCACTAAGAGTTGCAGAGAGTGTATGTTTCTTCTGTACCTCGAGCAACCCTGGGGCCTAATTTCCACGCAGGCAGGAGACGAAAAGTCCGCTGTGTCCGAATCCCCCAGGATTCGCCGACCTGCCGACAATGTGTCGAGCGGAACACCTCGTGCCTCGCTCAAATATCGAGTTCCCGCACACGACAGGCGCGGCACCTACCCTCACGATACCGGATCACACAGCTCGAATCCCACGTTGAGCGACTAA